One Echeneis naucrates chromosome 4, fEcheNa1.1, whole genome shotgun sequence genomic window, TGGGAGCAGTGGACTGTACTGGTGTGAAGGCACTGAAGGCCGCACCACTGCAGTAAACATCACAGTAAGCTGTGAGTCTTGTGTTAACAATATCGTTGATGGacaaacagaggaggaagcCATCAAAAAAAGCTGAATACGGTCCAGAGAGACACGTTTAAATGTGTTGtatgaattaaattatttacCAGAGGCTGAGGTGAGACGTTATCTTCTATCTTTGCCTTACAGATGACAACATCATTTTGAAGACTCCCGCCTTTCCTGTATTTATGGGTGATGACATTGCCCTGTATTGTCGGTACAAGAAAGGAAACCGCAATGCAACAACCTTCTTTAAAAATGGAGCAGAAATTGACACTAAAAGTTCTTATAGTTCAGACAGAGGAATAGAGATGACCATTGAGAACGTGACTCAAGAAGATGAAGGTTTCTACAAGTGTGCATCCCATAACAGAAAGCTGGAGAGTGCAGAGAGCTGGTTATCAGTGAGACCTAACCGAGGTCAGCAGGAAAGCTTTATTTCATCTGAAGATTATATTCATCATTCTGCTCTGTGCAACATTAAAGCAAATTAGTGAAAGTGCATGAcagttgttttgtcttttagcCAACTTCCCATCAACAGAAGGGACATCGCCCCCCAGTGCAGGTAAAATGACTACTTAATGTCAGCACATTCATTTACTGCTTTGGGAATGAATACTTGATGACAACAATAATTACTGAGTAAAGCAAAGGGAGACACTAATGGGTCAACATTTAAGAAGTTGTCTATAGCTCGTGggatattttaaaatttgtaatgTATTCGAAAGCTGTCCACCAGTGAGGGCAACATTTTGGTCCCTCCACTGATTCAATGTTTCAAAAATTTGTTATAAACATATATTTTCAGGGTCAGTTGCTTATTTTGACAACCCGTAACACATGAGTAAAtagttttctcattttcttttgagaGTCTATTCAAATATGGCCCAGATCTTGCCCCTTTGGCCCTCTGTGGCTTCCAAACCcactttttaaatttctttaagGAGTCACGCACTACCAAAATATCAGCAATACCTTTGGTGACATCAGGTAATGTTCACATTCTATGTTCCTGACAAAATGATCGTGTTGTCACTAGGTTCCTGGAAATGGATCGTTGTTGCATGTGGGATTGTGCTTCTGCTCCTCATTCCGCTAACTGTCTGGTTGGTTTGCGGGTTAGTTTGGATAAAATCTTTACTTCTGTAATATCCTGGCGTGAAAAACAAGTTAAAGAGATTTTTAAGCAAACGgtttactttttgttgtttttgcttaaGGTACCAGAAATTTAGCACTCGCAGCTGCTGGCCACTTTCCAAACAGGATTCACCAGCAGTTGCGTTTCCTGCAACCAAGCAGGATGTGACAGAAGTGCAATGGGATGTCTGCTGGATGGAGATGTCCAATTTGCTGGATAAGTAGCTGTATCCTGACAATGAATGGACCACTCTCAGTTGAAGACTATTGGAAGTGTGAAACTAACGAGATAGTTCAGTCAGTGCTGCTTTGAGCAAAACTGCTCGAAGCTTTTGATACTCACATCCAAAGTATCATGCAGTGACGTAAGGCTCTGTTCTGTCCATGACCAGTGTATGATCTACAAAGATCTGTTGGTTTGGTGATCGCCGCTCACACACAATTGGGGGAAAAGctataaaagttaaaaatgaaaaataaacgaTGTAATATCCTTTCCAACGATGAAATACAGATGCATTTCAGTGTTCATAACACTACCTCCCTCCCATTTTACTTGTAAAATTGACATTGAAAAAACATGCTTCAATCGAAGTAAATGTAAGTTTTGTTTGCTGTGTCATATTAAATGTATGCACAAatcttttacatttgtttagGTACTTTGAGCTCATCTTACTTTGGCAACATAATTGAATACTAAGATGATCATGAAGTTATTGGTTGAATGAGTGTAATTTATTTACtaatattgttaatatttttttatgaagaaataACTTCCTGAGATTTCTAAGCAATCACATACAAATCCAATTCTCAATTCTCTGCCATTTATATTCTATGAAGATCTTCCAGGGATTGCAATTTACTGTTGTTGTACTTGtaatcaatatttaatttgaCACAGAGAGCTCtttctctgaaaaaaagaagaagaagtggaaTATAAAATCTGCTTCTTTTATTAGCGTCAAGATTAAAGACTGACtactcatttttcttttgttgaaatTCTATGTATAGTCCTTTTAACTGCTCTTATTAATGGCTGCTTCTTCATGCCTGAATTTTAAGATTACACTTTTGGGGGTTTGGATCATTTCCTTTTGataaagaaaacaaccacaaagagacagaaaattgCTGCAGTGAGACACATAATAACCACAAAGACCCACACACCCTTTATCCCTGTGTATAGCAGTCAATTTACTCAAAAAAGAGGAAGTTTATGACTTAAACTGCATGGGTGCTAGTCTAGATTATCATGATGCCAATTTTGAGGACAAAAAATCATTATGTATTGGTCAGGATAAGTATGATGCTATAACAGACTGCAAACTGAACTTGGAATATAACTAAATTGCGTTGCATTACATTGTATtgcattgttttggtttgtgttttcaacCGCTTACCCAGTTCGGAGTCACGGGGGCAGCAGTCTCAACAGGGAAGCCCAAACACTCTGAGtacaacactttttctttttctttttttttggcatgtttGGCAGCTCAACAGCATATCAGGCTGCTTCCTCCCCATCTGTGATTGGCTGGCCTGATAGTTTATTTACATACACCTTCTTGGATAAACTCAGCTTGAtccaacaacaataaatacagaGCAAAACTATCACCATTCCGTTTAGTATTATGCACTTAGTGCAGTAAAAAAGTAGGCATTAatagaacaaaacaaatggtTAGGAGGAATTTTGCCAAATAGAAAGTAGCTATACTTggttgtttttgctgctcagGAAGATGCCCCTTCTGTAAATTTCTGTAAATCACCTTCTTTTGCTTGCTAAACTGGAAGTAAACCTGTTGGTAGAGGTCAGACATCCCCTGtagcaggagaaagaaaatcaaatctaGCTGGCTCTTGTGAATACTAAAGAGATATTTTGAGGGTTACatatttttatgtgattttaCTACTTTTAGAAGTAAgcaaaatattataaataatagaaaagtTTCATCATTCCCATCTTTTCAGGTAGTCTTGGCAGGATTTACAAATTATAGTTCAAATATTTGACCACATTGCAGCAAACCTGGTGCAGACACCAGTTTGACAGCAGAggtctgtgctgctgttggcCAGATGACGTCAGAACCACACGCGGTGTCAACCTATCAGCGGACGGCCTCATGCTGACGTAGTTTTCAGGGGCCggaaacgaaaaaaaaaaaatctcgtTAGAAATGCTGATAGTGACATGACAAATCAAACTGTACCCTGAAAAACATACATCAGGCCAGATAGAGAACCAGGTCAGTGTCTTACATTATAATGATCGTTTCGGTCGGTGTCGCTTCGGGGTATATTTTACATCGCAGGTTTTTGTCATTCTGTGCCGGTTTGAATGAAGTGTGAATGAGCCCAGCCCAGTGGTGTTTACAACGCAGCTAATTGGCGAGCTAACTTAACACtccagctgcttttctttggtgttttgACTTTCCTGAGGGCTGGATGCTGAATGCTGAGAAGTAGAGGTATTTTTTCAGATTGGTAGCTTTAGTGTCTGCGTGtcattttgctgtttgtctttgtcgTGTAAATGTCACCGGGCCTAACCCTGATTATCCCTTCATCTGCCCAtacagacagtttttttttttttttgctccttcacaaacaaaaaacatggtAAGAagttttattatataatatatattattttatattatttgccTTTGAAATGTGGATATTTTAACTGCATTAGATATTATATAAGGGGTAATGAATGATTTATACTAACCTCTTGGGAGCAGAGTGAACTGTGCCTTGTGTGCCTCTTGCTCTTTTTGCTTTATAACAGCATGGACGAGTGAAGATTAAATCTACAGctcagcaggaggaggagaaaaggaaggagcGAGAGAAGAAACTGAAGATATATATCGCTGCACGGGATGCCTGTTTTTCTAAGGTAAGCTAAATCCTGAAAAATGTTACCACCACACTGCTGGCCTGAGTGACATGAAATTGCATTATGCACATTAGGGGGGAACCTTTTACTGTCTCACGATTTGATTCGGTtctgatttttggggctacgattcgattcaaaatgatttgattcataatgatttctgcttcaagctataggtgtgcaaaggatcctcgtGATCTGCTCCATTGCattgcataaaagcaatatcataTTTTACTTaggtaacaaaaataaaagtgtatctttataaaaaaaaataaataaattgtgcaGTGCAAACTCAAGCTTAgttaacataaaaaattaaatacagtatttgttttattttatatttatctacttgtttaactgtttaacatgaaaaaatttttttacataaatgatGTACAGTGCAAACAATATCTAATGGTCACCATTGAGTGAATATTTTCATCGGCTGAGCGGAGCCTGTATtgagttttgtttatttcttgtgCTGGTTTCTCTTAATTTAACCCTTTTAACCATTATGACCATTTCCATGTGTTCTCCTGTATAACAGAGGAAGGAGGGTATTTGCGATGATGAGGCTCTCCAGCTGACCCAACAACTGCTGTCATCAAATCCTGACTTTGCAACTCTCTGGAACTACAGAAGAGAGATCCTAATGCACCTGGAGGCTGTAAAGTAAAAACATAGTTTGatattatttaacatttaaaagttaGAGATGAGTGAGTAATGTTTGATTTCATAGAAGTATACATCTGTTTCATGTTTATCCACTCTAGGGACAAGGATGAAGTGCAAAAGATTTATGAGGCTGAGCTGTCATTTTTGGAGTCTTGCCTGAAGGTGAACCCAAAGTCTTACGGCAGCTGGCACCACCGAGGTTGGGTCTCAGCACGCTTGCCACAACCAGATTGGGCCAGAGAGCTCAGCCTGTGTGACCGCTGCTTGAGCCTGGATGACCGTAACTGTGAGTAAAGtagcaaaaaaaggaaaaagcaagaCGATGGAGGATGTAGTGTTGTAGTCTTGTCAGTTTGTCGGTGATGTCATATCCCTGACGTGTTACCTATTTTTCCCCCACTGCACCATATGCTCCGGTTTTGACCAGTTCATTGCTGGGACTATCGCAGGATGGTTGTGAAGATGTCTGGGGTCCCTGTTGATCAGGAGTTGGGGTTCACTGATCATCTTATTGGCTCCAATTTTTCCAACTACTCCAGCTGGCACTACCGCAGCACTCTGCTGCCGCTTCTCCACCCGGAGTCTCCTGAGCCCCTGTCGCCATGTCGCAAGACTCCCCAGacttctcctccaccttctccgCAAACTCACTCCCATCGTGTCTGTGAAGAGCAGCTACTCAAAGGTCAACTTAACAAAAGGCTTGCAAATGAATGCTCATTTTGTGTTGTCAGCAATACCAGATAAATCCAGATGTGGGCAGTGTGAGGCCTCACAATGGCAGCATTTTGCTCATGTCTGGTATTTAATTGAATACATTCATTCAGGTACCATTACTTACCCTGATCTTATATTAAGCACTCTGTTATAACTTATTACTATGTGACAATAATAAACTGCttgacaaaaatgtttaaaaaaaacaacacttctaattccctatatatatatatatatatcatatatcataCAAACCTAACACTGAAAGACCCAAAACCTGCACACCACGCTGTCCCACATTCAATATCTAACTGTACTAAGTTGTCTTTCAGAATATGAGCTTGTACAGAATGCTTTCTTCACCGACCCCAATGACCAGAGTGCTTGGTTCTACTATCGATGGTTGCTGGGTAGAGGTATGTTTATTTGTTCGTACCAATCTTCCTGTGGATGTAAATATGTGCTGCACTTGATCAGGGTCATTTACCAAATGTAACTTACTCAGTCATAAGTGTTTTGTCTCACCAGCGGAACGTGAGGAGATgatcagctgtgtgtatgtcagtCGAGATGAGGAGAGAGTAGCTGTTGCCTTCTCCAGGCCTGTTAATGTGAGTATGTGTGgttttctccctctcattaAACCAACACTAAGCCTAGCTGGTTAGATacacatgcactgaaaacaagtgaaaatgACAGAATTTGCCCTCCAGCGAGAAACACTTTGTTCCTCATTCCACAAAAGCAACTGGTAGCATACATTATGTATCAGAGTTGGGGAGTAATTATACACATGTAAAGGTATTATGtatataaaatacacaatatgAGTAATAATATCCAGAAAGTAGCTACATACTATAGCTATTTGCATGTTTTGCTATATTTCAGTCCTAGAACAAACTCAGCAGGAAAATTAGATCTGTTGTCTTTTGCATGTTCACACATGAAACAAAATACTTTACTTGGGTCAGGAAGCGGacaatgtaataataataattagccCTATGCTCCGTCGAGCTGCGTTTAACAGACATGGAATTCATCAGTCTAGCACCTTCTGGGTAGAAGCTGCGTTTGGGCCTAGTTGTTCTGGTCTTAATGGTCTGTAGCCTCTTGCCTGAGGGGAGGGGCCTCAAACAATCAGTGAGCTGGGTGGATAGGGACCCCGATGATGATGGCTGCACTGGTCCTGTGCTCATGTAAGTATCATCAATGGAAGATATTcagacattcacacattcacacatgctcATTTCTAATCGTCAAGTGATGATTAGAGCTTTCCATCCACCAGTGGCGGGCTGCTTGGCTGATGCTAACTTGTCCCTCTCACACCTTTTCTTCAACTGTTGTTAGTTAATTACATCTTATCTCACTTCCTCcacttatttttgtttcagaagTGTCAACCAGAAGTGCCTCTCACTTGGGGCCGTGTCTCATTCACTTCAGTCACGATGATTGCCTGAGTCGCATTACAAGACCAGTGTtgtaaagagaagaaaaccCCTGCCTCTGTTAAATGAGAAACTTTTGTCAAAATACAACTCTGGAGATCTGGAGCAGCTCACCTAATGGTGAACTCTTCACGAAAGAAACTACTTTATAATTGTCAACTTGCGTGATGAGTATTGCGTGAATGCACTATTTATACTGTTGCGTAAACTAACTGAAGGGCATGGTTGAAATCGCACGAAAACTTTGGAAATTGTGACTCATGACTATCTAACAGAGCAGGTTATGTTTTTATTAAGCATCTGTCATCTTCATGTTGTTTGCTGCCTTACAGACCATGTCAACTGGTAAACTGGTGCAGTTTACTAAGATCGTAAACTGCACCAGTTGACAAATCAAGTAAATTGTGAGGTTGTGTTGTCTGTgaattgaaaatgaaggcaaCGTTGAGAGAGAACAAAACTTGTAACATGCGGCGCCCTTTTCCTGTCTCTTGTCTTTCAGGCGCAGTCGGTCGGCCTGCTGCTGGTCCTTGATGGCCAGCCCCAGAGGGTGGAGTGGAGGAGTGTTCATCCCCGTTTCAAACACAGCCCGGTTTGGGTATCCTTTTCCTTGACAGGTTAACTGCGAAACATTCTGTTCGTGTCACTCAACACAGCCCACATGCTGATAAACTGCTGAGGTATTTATACCAAGAATTTCATCACTAACCTGATCTCTTTGCTATGTAGCAGGACTTCCAGATTCACAGTGACTCAGTACTCCTTTCATTAGAAGGGCACAACAGCTGATGACGTTAGTTTTTCTGAGGTTTAACACATCTTCAATATCCCTAGGCAGAGCTTTCTTTTTGGGAAGCTGGAAAAattgttgtttgcttgtgttgaaaaacacaaatgattcTGTTTTCATAAAGATTTTTGCTTTTACAATTAATATAtggtaacagttttttttatattttatctatAGTGATCACAATTTAGCCTTTTGCGTAGTTTATTCACACCGTCACTGTTGGTGGGTGGAGTTTGAACTGTGATGGAAACTGTCGTTTAATTTCTTTATGATTATACGGTAATGTTATCCAAACATGACCGTCGGTGGACACTGACAAACATAGTGGCATCCACCTGCAATTTGGCGTCACTTTTTCTGATGACTTGCTCTCAAaagttgtattttaatgaatgtaaTTTACAGTTACAGCAGCCTACTTTGTCTAAAAAAAAGTCTCAGCTCTCCATCATGAATGAATGCCCAGCATTGGCATGGATTTAACATGCACAGTTATGCTGCAGGCCTGTGtggaggttttgtttgttttggtaaatTTTTATATGACGGCTAATTAATAGTGTAACAAAATCTCTTTCCCTCTTGGCTTGTTGAATGAATTATCTCCATCTTGAATTTTCTGGACCTTAACACTGACTCAGATTTGTGATTTACCACCTGGAACAATAAGCGACATCACCAACGAACACAATCTGACTGTGCACtggactgaaaaacacacacacagagactgtgCTCTTTatacaggtaacacacacagtgtgtttgctgtgtgagtGGCTGgattacaaatatatatatatatttatttatttccttaagCTTCATTGCTCTGTGTTAACCTCCCCAGGGCGAACTGAGAGTTACTGTCGAGATTCTGCTACAGATCAGGAACTTTTCAGGTAATGTTTTTGCACAATAGCAGTGATTACGCTGTCACGACTACTGCtatctgtttttatgttttgtttaaagACAAAACCGAGTGAACTGTTTTTTCTGTAGGAGTGAACTCTCAGTCGAGAAGACCTCTGTGTTACAGTCAGAATTACAATCGTGCAATCAGCTTCAAGAGCTGGAGCCACTCAATAAGTGTAAGCTCTTTCAAAGTCATGTCCATGTGGCTCAACTTTCTTTGCtgagacagaaaattaaaatactcCAGTGAAATATGTTGTTGCTGCTCATGATGTTTATTAATTGCCACTGAGCGACTCTTATTGCATTGGCAGGGTGCTTACTGACCATTATCCTCCTGATGAGGGCACTAGACCCGCTTGGATATGAGAAGGAGACACTTGCTCATTTCCAAACATTAAAAGTGAGAACCATCAGTATTGAGTCTGTAGTAAGGAACTGAAAGAAGGCAGATGTCACTAACTGCATCATCTTTTTTCTACCTCAGGAAGTGGACTCCATGCGTTCTGCATATTATAGTGACCTCTGCAGCAAATTTATGATTGAAAACACTATCCTGAAAATGGAGTACGCAGAGGTGCGGGTCTTCAGCATCTCTGACAAGGTTGGTTCAGAATCATGACAAGAAATCATATTAGCTCATCTTGAATCAGGGACTGAACACAGAgttcttgatttttatttatttatttatttattgtaacaGAACCTGACCACTTTATGCCATCTGGACCAGCTGTTATTGGTCACCCACATCAATCTATCCTCCAATCAGCTACAGCGGTTGCCCCCTCAGTTTGCAATGTTGCAATGCCTAGAGGTAATAAAACAGGAATTCAACACCACATGTGCTGTGCCTTTTCTCTCTTGTATATAGTAGCAGATATGTattgattccttttttttattttatgatttgttcACACTTGCAGGTGTTGGAGGCTGATAATAACAACATAGAAAATCTGGAAGGACTGTTCTGCCTTTCCAAACTGGAAGAAATCAACTTGAAGAATAACAGTATCCTTCAGCCAAAGATTCATATTAATTAGTTAATTTTTCTCTAGATTCTTCAATCCCGCAGCACCAGTATCAGAGATCTTTTTATTTGCTATGCTACAAGGCCTCGAAATCTGCGTGCAGGACTCAGTGCTCCCAAACAGCACGATTAAAGCACCTTGAACCTGACGGAATGTGACGAGCATGACCTAAAATGTGCACTACACACAAGGGTGGTGTTTACTGTACAGAGTTTAGAAAATTGCAGTGGTAACAAATCTCTCCAGGTCATtgcagggtttttgttttttgctttttcaaaatcTGTGTCATTATTTCACGTAACAAATTGCATCATAATCCAAGTCACATTTATTTCTACAAAGCCAGACACAGGGCAACTTACAGAgatggaaatgaataaaagaaaatttaacATGATGTTTTTGATAACATTAAAGTGGTTGGTAAAACATTCTCAACAGTCTCTTTGCAAATATTTTGCAAAGAGGCTAAGACCTGCTGATAAAAGACATTAAAGCaagcaaatgcaaacacagcacaatgaTGATATTTTAAGCTCTTTTTTGAATATTCCAGTCTGCTAAAAGTAAACTCTTGAATAGACctttat contains:
- the rabggta gene encoding geranylgeranyl transferase type-2 subunit alpha; this translates as MHGRVKIKSTAQQEEEKRKEREKKLKIYIAARDACFSKRKEGICDDEALQLTQQLLSSNPDFATLWNYRREILMHLEAVKDKDEVQKIYEAELSFLESCLKVNPKSYGSWHHRGWVSARLPQPDWARELSLCDRCLSLDDRNFHCWDYRRMVVKMSGVPVDQELGFTDHLIGSNFSNYSSWHYRSTLLPLLHPESPEPLSPCRKTPQTSPPPSPQTHSHRVCEEQLLKEYELVQNAFFTDPNDQSAWFYYRWLLGRAEREEMISCVYVSRDEERVAVAFSRPVNAQSVGLLLVLDGQPQRVEWRSVHPRFKHSPVWICDLPPGTISDITNEHNLTVHWTEKHTHRDCALYTGRTESYCRDSATDQELFRSELSVEKTSVLQSELQSCNQLQELEPLNKWCLLTIILLMRALDPLGYEKETLAHFQTLKEVDSMRSAYYSDLCSKFMIENTILKMEYAEVRVFSISDKNLTTLCHLDQLLLVTHINLSSNQLQRLPPQFAMLQCLEVLEADNNNIENLEGLFCLSKLEEINLKNNNISTLADLQPLASCPKIKRLDLRGNPVTQMAKIEAELAELLPSVTDILL
- the LOC115042606 gene encoding uncharacterized protein LOC115042606 → MNIALISSLLGVATFALQVATFEESLEASVSVQPPGSSAYLGECVLLQCRVKSHCTFVKDYRWYRSKGHTAQNPRHLASGDTYSITAVTREDMDSYWCQAECQENKTAFVVKSQPVTLNVSDLSPPSLSLTPNTRQMLKGEHFTVQCPAPDTYSSHWKLKHFSPDHAAGSRATKNPKECGVRSNNSVFIACSGSSGLYWCEGTEGRTTAVNITVSYDNIILKTPAFPVFMGDDIALYCRYKKGNRNATTFFKNGAEIDTKSSYSSDRGIEMTIENVTQEDEGFYKCASHNRKLESAESWLSVRPNRANFPSTEGTSPPSAGSWKWIVVACGIVLLLLIPLTVWLVCGYQKFSTRSCWPLSKQDSPAVAFPATKQDVTEVQWDVCWMEMSNLLDK